The nucleotide window tctatcgtgttatttgcattgatccactatataaacataatatctacatacatgccatttgattggaggctagtctcactttgtcccacagcaacttttttttttagatgtgtgtacaatgtttcatgtttctgttaataatgtattgtattaagtgtccatttcattataatattcagatttatcataaatatttgaacatgcacatgtattttaagttcctttaaagaggggtagaggtggggtcacgtttgagcatttaaaatttaattttacttgaaagtaacgcaatagttactttcttaagtaactagttactttaaaaatttgtaactgagttactaatttagttactttttggaagaagtaactagtaactgtaactaattactttttaaaagtaacttgcccaacactgtatATATCATGCACATTTTAATTCACTGTTCAGTTACAATTCTTGGAAAATAGATTTTATGTTTATCAGTGAAACCATTGTCTGTTGATACAACAGGCATGAAGAATTTCCTGATGGGTGTGGATGATAACCTGGGGGGTATTccaaaaagcaggttatgtgacatacctggGTCTGTTTAAGGGTAAGTTCGTGGATAACCTCAACGTTCGGTTCCAAAAACAGAGGTAACTTTCTGggtatgtatgtaaccatagcaACTGACTCTCTGAAGACAACCTGCTCGAGAGCAGGTTATGTTTCAGTGTAACTTCGTTTCAGAAGGTTGGTGAGCATGGCGTGCCCTTTTGACGAGGATCCTGTGGACGTAGAAGCACAAATTATACGAGTTTTTTTTTTCGTCGGGAGAGGGTTATAAGACCGCGTATTGATGTGTTTGCATAccctaattaatatttaaatgagcgttatcgtttttcaaaagattcattagtttatttaacaCGTCTTTTAAAACCGCATATCGCAAATGTGACAAACCGCTGCTCTGCGCTTAGCACAGAAAACATTCTGTGCATAGCACTTAGGTTTTTTGCGTCTGGCCATTTTTTGTACAGTGTGGGCGATTCAGAGCATGTGGGAAAGGCAACTGTGTGTAGAGCCGTCCGTACAGTGTGTCTGGCACTTAAACAGTTGTTACCCACGTTTGTACAGTTCCCTGGCCATAAACCTCTGCTTGTTATTAAAGACGAATTCCACAGAATGGCAGGTTTGTCCTTTGTAGTAAAATATATgacacatatttaatatttagtcatattagtaatatctatacatgtattcattatgcacacacttcatacttccataactttctgtttcagggtttccaaatgtaattgggtgcattgatggcactcacattcctattaaagctccatcaataaatgagggagactaTGTTAATAGGAAATCTATTCATAGTATCAATGTGCaggtaacaacttaattttttccccttattAAAATCATCAAAGTCATTACTTTTTCCACTAACTATAGGTAATATGTGAggcaacccaaatcatcaccaATGTCGAGGCAAAATGGCCAGCATCTGTGCATGATGCCAGAATTTTCCGCGAGTCATCATTATGCCAGACATTTCAGCAGGGTATGATTtgctttatataattttttgtttttactatatttgtgttGTACACTTCAATCATTACAGGACAGTACAATGGTTACTTGCTGGGGGACAGAGGATACCCTTGTCTGCCCTATTTAATGACACCCTACCCTGAGCCTGAGCCTGGACCACAGACACGGTTTAACCTGTCTCACAGCCGAACACGGGCCAAGGTGGAGATGACtatagggatcctcaaatcttgGTTTCAGTGTCTGCGTAGGCTCCGGGTTAGTCCAGAGAGGGCATGCAACATTATTGGGGCTTGTGTTGTGCTTCACAATATTGCCACTATAAGAGGAGAGAGCCACCCTCCTTGTATTGAGGAAGATGGCCCAGAGGAACACCGACAGATTTTAGAGGCCAACAGAGACGGAAGACTTTTGAGAGACAGGATTtgtcaaaattacttttattagtttttttggcAATGGTCTGCCAggcagtttatttcttcatttccagaaaaacagtaaaagtaaagttcattaaaatgttttttttttatattgctttacacatacatacatacatacatacatacgatacagatagatagatagatagatagatagagacagacacagacagacagacggaccaCTTTTAACATGCAACAGATTAATATTCAGACAAGTTCTCACCTTAAGGCGATTCTCAAGTAATTCTATTTCAAGTGCTGCGTTTTTAATGaggagccttttctcttccatttgaagctgtataaggtccatctccatgtcactttttcttatttgtttttgaagatggaccttatacagctcCTTTGCTGGCAACTAAggtggaaaaatgtaataaatgagattgtttggtcagacaataAAATTCAAATATAGACACATGGACACAAATTCTTACCCTGCTTAGATTGTGTGCTGAGGCTGAAGGACCCTCATCTGTGGGCAAATCCCTAGGTATGTACTATGAAAGGACAATGACAGTTTGTTACTCTAATGCAAAAAGGGGCCATACATCATAATGGTATGCATCATACCTCAGTGGATCTACCAGCATTGTCCACTTCTGTCACAGCAGATGTGGtctcttcatcgtcatcatcatcttcatcctacaagacaaatattcaagtatacattatttggcaaaaaaaacaaaaaaacctaaaaGTACCTGACAACAAATCACTTACAACTGTGACAGACTGTGTTCTTTCTGGAGAGTCCAATAATACAATCCGTCCATCAGTATCTATAAGAACACACAACCCGTTAAATTCTcaatattataaaagaaaataatacatcataTGCAGTTAAATACAATAAGCctacataaaaaattaatcttgTTCAAAAAGCCTTTAAGTGACAGAGATAGTAATTTATcaggacaaaaaaattaaaaaaaaatcatagaggTAAACTTTTCATATTTCACCCTTTTTTCACCATCACTTGTGGTGCATAGTATGTGTGATGAACTGCCCCCTGGAATGCCAGCAACCACTGGTCGCCCTTTATTAAGGGATAGAGCCAGGTCCTCAGATGGGGTGAGGGGAGGTTGTGGTGGCCCCCCGCCAGTTAGACGGGCTTCAGTCTTCTTTCTGTTAGCTGCATGACAGAATGAATATACTAAATCCTGTTATAATAATAGTTCAGTAATTGTGTAATCAAATATTacctttttgcagaatgtttttgtgtttcattttgactTGGCTTAAAGTTCTTGTGGCTCCAGAAGGATTACAccttattaaataagaaatatacattattatttcaagCTAAAGAAATAAATGGCAGGAAAAGTAAATGCTTTCATAGTGATTTAACATATTCAAAAGGATGTATAAGTCATActtcattattttgcatttcaataaaacGGGAGCAAATaccaaatttgtaatttaatacacTCACGCATTTACTCTGTCCGTTATTTTTGGCCAAGCCAACTCTCTTGCTTTAGCCGATGCAGCTGTATTgcttcttttttatattattggctCAAACTCCTCATAAGCATGCATTAAAACTTCCAACTCCTCTGTGAAATACGCCGCTCTCTTTTTTTCGCTTTGAGTTTCCATGGTGACTCGTGAAATCGGCGAtccattgaaaatgtctttatacatgcACCGTGCACGCGCATTAACTCTGGGTAACCAGTAAGAGGTTGATTAAACtaactcttctcaggtgtttaGGAACCGACATACTCATGGTATGCCTGTTTGGGGTAAATCAAGCCAGAGGTTATAGTTTATCAAATGGTAAGTTAATcaagctttctggaatacccccctggtGCGTCTAGGAATGTTAAATATATgccgttttgttttgttttcacatactttaaattttttttacctaacCCTGACAGTTTGCATTTCGAACAACGGCTAGACTGAGAGTGTTttgtagttaaataaataaaaacaacagcattgATCCTGACTTCCTGTTTAGCGTGGCTCTAGACAGAGATGCACCACCTTTGTTTACACTATGGAGGCTCTCACAATCTCTTTTCATATTAATCACAGTTTGACTGGTAATTTGAGAGCAGGAAGAGAACAAAAAACTCCCTTTGTGCAAATGATGTTTTACTTACCATAATCTTCctcatgtttttattaattttggagGCTTCAGTGATTTTTAAGTTAAGAGTTTTCCACAAGTGCTCACACTTGtcagtttttttcatttaaactaaTCATATCATAAGTGTCATATCATAAGTTTATTCTACTTTTGGAGTAAACAAAACGGAAACTTGCTAAATGGACAACACTCCCTCCTTTGGCTGGCAaaattattgccataaaaataaacataatttctaaAATCCTTATTCTATTTCAAAATACGCTGATATTTCTGCCAAAACCATTCTTTAAGACATTAGATCAAGTGATTTACAGCAACCCAAAATATATGGCACCTCCAAAGTTTATTTAATCCATAGCATTTTAGTTTGAAGTTTGTATCATTATGGACTTTGGGTTCCTGCattggtttaaatgaacaaaggCACAGCATGAGGGAGAATTAAATTTTCACAGGTATTCCAGATTAAACTTCTGCTGCTGGCTGGATTGAGTCAGTCATATGAAAGAGTTTCTTGACAAGTACTAAAAccatatattttatgcatttagcagacgcttttatccaaagcgacttacattgcattcaggctaacaattttctcctgccatgtgttccctgggattcaatCACCCCAATCTTGTGCAATGCTCTTGAGCTACAGGAGCACTATTTATTACAATATATCCGCAAACTTTCACTTTTATGCTgacaaaatatagcctatttaCCTAATATGTAGAGCATAATCTACATTGTGATGTTTTGGAAAAACCAAGCTACAattagttatatttatatatcacacAGTCAAAAGTATTTATTCCAGGAGCTGTATTTTGACTTTAATGtaccttttattatttatttatttatttatttatttatttatttatttatttatttttgtggtgcaACATAAAATCCAATCGAAAAACATGATTAATTTTACCAAATCAGCTTGACTTTACATCAACAAACAGAATTGTAATGGGCTAGATCAAGACAAAATGAAAGACAATTTCTCTCAGGTTTGCATATAATAAGCACAATTCTAAATAGGGTTTGAACTTGGACAGCTGTGCTGAATTAATGTTCAATATTTATAATGTGGAAACAATCTAATCCTACTCAAATATTTGTTGCTGTTTCACATACTGTCCTTAAAACACAACCGAACTCTTTACTTAAGTAACTAAGTAGACCTACTTCAAGGTAATGCCAAAATATTTTGtaggcaactttttttgagagatacaaaatataaaatttaaaccGTGAATTGTAAAGGAAAAAAGACTAGTAAAAACTATCAAATTAACTGTAAATGAATTCAAGCTATTTTTAGCTGTGAATATATGACTGAGATTTCTCGGCAAACAGCGACACCTGCAGGTTCACTTTAAACCTGCGCGTCAACTACGGAACTGCTGGAGTGGGTTCGGTTCCTCCGGAATCATTTCACAGACGAACTGCAGTGATGTCGTGGTGTAACGTTTCTTTATGGTCGTGTTTAACCCGTTGAAAGGActtaaaaatatatgcataatgtTACATCGAGTTTGACATATGCATGTCATCTAATGAGTCCCGATGGTGAAAAGACAGCAAAGGAGAGTCTTGCGCTATGTGGAGGAGGGCAGTCTGATGAAGTTGAAGTCGTTCCTTCGTAAACACAAGGATCTGGAGCTGAACTTCGCGCAGGGGAAGAAGCACAGAAGTCCTCTACACATTGTCTGTTCTCATGGGGATGATACAGTTCTCAGACTGCTGCTGAAACATGGAGCAGATGCCATTCAAACcgacagaaatggagaaacaaCGCTACATCTGGCCGCAAAAAGAGCCCTCAAACATGGCAAAAGAGGTGTAATAACCGTGTAATATCAGCACACTATTTCTCCagttttaactgttttaatgCTGTTCACCTTATTAATCACAGCTTATGATGACCTGGTGGTGCCATTACGAAAAAGCTGTCCAGAAGCTATGGGTATCTCTAATAAAGCAGGAGTGACTCTTCATGACCTGCTCCACTGGATGAAGCCAGAGCAGGTGCCGTGAGAAGAGAGACCCTTATCTGGTGTTATTTGGTTATATTAAGAACAGGTTTGTCTATTTTAGTTATGCATCTTGAAGTTATTAATATGTTTCATGTTAATTTAACTGAAACGGGAACATCAGGAATGAATCCTCGCACATTGATCCAGAGAAACAGTGGAGAGAGAAGCTGTTAGGTGAATGTCAGGAGGAGTTTTTTGAGACATTCGGATTTCGGACAGTATGAGGGTAAGCTTGAACATCCTGCACATCTccattaaataattgtaatagctGGTTATTTCACACAATAGAGTCtattgtaaaataatgcatagatGGATCAGTTAAAGAACAttgagattatttattattttaaggtcttataaatgttctctatgtattcatgttggtttaaaaaaaaaaatcttcaatatTCAATAAGCAGTGAAGCAgtgtttatgagaaaaaaaaatactaattaacaATTTTGCCGAAGTACTACAATTATTCCTTCagatttaatttgttttccaTTGTACTTCTTCTCCCtgatcattttgatttcatggctTTCATAATATATAAGATTATGTATAACCCTCTATTAAAATATATGGACCGTCTAAAGCTGAGGCTACAGTATATAGAAGGTGATAAACATATATGAATATGTCCTGTTCACTCCAGATGAATTTGTGTGGGATGATAAAGATGACGAAGACTTCAGAGACTGGGCAGATCGGATCAGACAGGAGTATTTTACCAAGCAGTGGGCCAAACTGGGAGGAGGAGACGAGACAGGGGAGGAAGAGGCGCTATGAGGAGCGCTGTGCTGCCACGTTTCACAGCTCTTCCAGCAAAGCTCCTGAAGGACTGCTGGGATACGATGACATCCCATGGCCTGCTTCCCGCGGCTCGCTGGAGGAAATGGTGGGCGTTATGTTGCACGGTGCCGATTGATCTGATTCGATTGTTTTCCGGAAGCTGCTCTGGCACCCAGACAAGTTTTTCCAGCGCTGTGGAGGCCGTCTGCTGGAGTCTGATAGACAGAGGATCCTGGACACCATCACTGGCCTCTCACAGGAGCTCAACAGACTCGCACAAAACCTCCGATGACATAGACTTCACTGATCTGAGCTTCAGATAGCTACTATTTTCTGTCAAACCCTTTGGTTAACTTACCAATAAGTAATAAAGATATAAGTTTTCATGTTTTCTGTTTCAGCAAATAATAATTTCcccacataaataaaaaaaaaataaagaaatgcagtGCTAATGCCAGTGGCTGGTTTCTGATAATCAGTAATTAACttgttatttattatgtatttcagGTGCATGCCAATTTTTTAAAGGAAACTGTAAACTAGAGGTTCCCTGTCATTtggtacattatttaaaaaatcgatagttacatttttaatttgtttttatttatttgccggGGCTATTCATATCCAATTTGACCTCAAATCAGCGTCACTGCTATTATATTTTCTTTGCTGTAGTCGCCGTCTGCCCTACAGTACATAAATAAGAGCGTTTGCTCTCTTTTTGTTTTAACTTCTATACTTAAAACAAAAAGTTTACAATATCAGcatattgtatataataattatcaGACAGCTGATTATGTTCTATTTCTGCAAGTATTTCTGTTTACTGCTAATGTCTATATTTCTACTTTGTAAACATGGTGAATTTATCATCTTCATATGCACCATTATAATagataatttttattattgttatgtttttgtaTTCTTATCAATGTTGTAAAGTGATTAGGGCTGGGCCACATTCATCAATTCTGTCATACATTTTGCATATATTGCATAAAGAAACTACTTTTGGATGCACTTTTTCATGACAGTTTGGCGTCTTCTGAATATCTGCGTTTGCTTTGAGAAGGACATTTAACTGGAACCTTAAAAAGTAAGTCAAATTGTGGAGCACTATATAAAGGTACTAGCATAAATATACAATGAGGTGGAGGCTAGTGGGTTATATGACGTCACTGTCACATTAGCACCATCACACTCTCTTACCTTGTTTTGCTTAAAACATAAAATTTCACTGAGtcggttattattatttaagaatagTTAACAAAGTTTTGTTTTGCTCTGTAAATCTTTtaattttcagttatttaaacAAAGGAAAGGCAGATGGCCTGCCTCTGGTCTAGAAGAATATGGCACAGAATATATTAAATGATAATGTGGTTGCCAGATTGCAGAACAAAAGCTTGCCAAAAAAATTGTTCGGTAAGCAATAAAGACATTTAGGATGTAGAATTCAGGACATGTTGTTATGCTTTTTATCAACTcaatttaatagcattttaaatgaacctttatttgtttatttatttactgattttTACGACATTAAAATATACGTGTCAACTATACAAAAATGACCTTTTGAGAGAACCTTTAAGCAGATAAAATATTTGCAAGCTTTAGTTATGGATTTGTAGAATAGCTGTTcttgttatttcaaaataaagtcattatattttttattaaatatagtgTCAGTTAATGGAAGTTGgagttatttaaattttatttaaaaaatgaaattaaactttaaataaaaacaatgaaattattaaacacataatgaaatgatgatattaataaaattataacgAATAAAGTTAAATACAAAAATCTTTTGTTcacattttgtgtttatttaatttctatttttattatacacacacacacacacacacacatatatatatatatatatatatatatatatatatatatataatacaaatagaaatt belongs to Carassius gibelio isolate Cgi1373 ecotype wild population from Czech Republic chromosome B10, carGib1.2-hapl.c, whole genome shotgun sequence and includes:
- the nfkbil1 gene encoding LOW QUALITY PROTEIN: NF-kappa-B inhibitor-like protein 1 (The sequence of the model RefSeq protein was modified relative to this genomic sequence to represent the inferred CDS: inserted 2 bases in 1 codon; deleted 1 base in 1 codon; substituted 1 base at 1 genomic stop codon) encodes the protein MVKRQQRRVLRYVEEGSLMKLKSFLRKHKDLELNFAQGKKHRSPLHIVCSHGDDTVLRLLLKHGADAIQTDRNGETTLHLAAKRALKHGKRAYDDLVVPLRKSCPEAMGISNKAGVTLHDLLHWMKPEQGNIRNESSHIDPEKQWREKLLGECQEEFFETSDFGQYEDEFVWDDKDDEDFRDWADRIRQEYFTKQWAKXWEEETRQGRKRRYEERCAATFHSSSSKAPEGLLGYDDIPWPASRGSLEEMVGVMLHGADXSDSIVFRKLLWHPDKFFQRCGGRLLESDRQRILDTITGLSQELNRLAQNLR